The following coding sequences are from one Nonlabens arenilitoris window:
- a CDS encoding DUF547 domain-containing protein — MKFIYSIISLFILSSCVGGKDLNYTSLNSGEQITDATSTVLDHQPWDDLLKKHVDDKGFVDYKAFKKDHNALNKYLQYLNTNAPTKATSINEQFAYYINLYNAATVDLILENDMPASIKDISGPLGQVWLVEHVMINDKAYSLAAVEKNVLQKMGDPRIHFAINCASFSCPKLQNTAFTAANLNSLMDKAAAEFINSDKNDLSDVANPRLSKIFDWYKSDFTDTGVTIIEYINKYANSAILKDASISYKDYDWSLNKQ; from the coding sequence ATGAAATTTATATACAGTATTATATCATTATTTATCCTTTCTTCCTGTGTAGGAGGAAAGGATTTAAATTATACCAGCTTAAATAGTGGCGAGCAAATTACAGATGCTACTAGTACAGTTTTAGATCACCAGCCGTGGGATGATCTATTAAAAAAACATGTGGACGATAAAGGGTTTGTAGATTACAAAGCTTTTAAAAAAGATCACAATGCACTTAATAAATACTTGCAATATCTAAATACTAACGCACCTACTAAGGCGACTAGTATCAATGAACAGTTTGCTTATTATATCAATTTATATAACGCAGCAACGGTAGATTTAATTTTAGAAAATGATATGCCAGCAAGTATTAAAGACATTAGCGGACCGCTAGGTCAGGTATGGCTAGTAGAGCATGTAATGATTAATGATAAGGCTTATTCTCTTGCTGCGGTAGAAAAAAATGTATTGCAAAAAATGGGTGATCCTCGCATTCACTTTGCAATTAACTGTGCAAGTTTCTCCTGTCCTAAACTTCAAAACACTGCGTTTACAGCTGCAAATTTGAACTCCTTAATGGATAAAGCCGCTGCAGAATTTATTAACTCAGATAAAAATGATTTGTCTGATGTGGCAAATCCACGTTTGAGTAAAATATTTGACTGGTATAAAAGCGATTTTACAGACACAGGTGTTACCATTATCGAATACATCAATAAATATGCAAATAGTGCGATATTAAAAGATGCTTCCATATCTTACAAGGATTATGATTGGTCTTTAAATAAACAATAA
- a CDS encoding purine-nucleoside phosphorylase: MLSKKQLSDSIEYLIDQGFDAPEVGIVLGTGLGQLVDSIENQKVAHYNNIPSFPLATVEFHTGKLIYGDLGGKKVVVMQGRFHLYEGYDFIDITYPIRVMHGLGIKNLLVSNAAGAVNLDMKKGDMMVIDDHINLQGGSPLAFKNVSEFGERFTDMSAPYDANMNNILLELAQEHGTKMHKGVYASVVGPQLETRAEYRMLKLMGADAVGMSTVPEIIVANHLNLPVCAVSVLTDECDPDDLKAVDIAEIIAIAGEAEPKMVRLFQSLIERL; this comes from the coding sequence ATGCTTAGTAAAAAACAACTTTCAGACTCTATAGAATATTTAATTGATCAAGGATTTGATGCTCCAGAAGTAGGAATCGTTCTAGGAACTGGATTAGGACAACTAGTAGATTCTATAGAAAATCAAAAAGTAGCTCATTATAACAACATCCCATCGTTCCCTCTAGCTACGGTAGAATTTCATACCGGTAAATTGATCTATGGTGATTTAGGTGGTAAAAAAGTAGTTGTTATGCAAGGTCGTTTTCATCTTTATGAAGGTTATGATTTTATAGACATCACTTATCCTATAAGAGTAATGCATGGTTTAGGTATTAAAAATTTACTTGTTTCTAATGCTGCTGGCGCCGTTAATCTAGATATGAAAAAAGGTGATATGATGGTTATCGATGATCACATCAATCTGCAAGGTGGTAGCCCATTAGCATTTAAGAACGTGAGCGAATTTGGAGAACGTTTTACCGATATGAGTGCACCATATGATGCAAACATGAATAACATATTGCTAGAACTAGCACAAGAACATGGCACCAAAATGCATAAAGGAGTTTATGCCAGTGTAGTAGGTCCGCAGTTAGAAACTAGAGCAGAGTATAGAATGTTGAAACTTATGGGTGCAGATGCCGTAGGGATGAGCACCGTACCAGAAATTATAGTTGCAAATCATTTGAACTTACCAGTTTGTGCCGTGTCAGTACTGACTGATGAGTGTGATCCAGATGATTTAAAAGCAGTAGATATTGCAGAGATCATTGCTATAGCTGGCGAGGCAGAACCTAAAATGGTGCGTCTTTTCCAAAGTCTTATCGAGAGATTATAG
- a CDS encoding TIGR04282 family arsenosugar biosynthesis glycosyltransferase — protein MSNTNALIIFTRNPELGKGKRRLAATVGDQAAFDIYKFLLSHTREITKSVNAQPQVWYSEQLYRDDDWDNEIYQKHVQQGEDLGVRMQHAFDTAFKTHDKVVIIGSDMYDLTTQDLDKAFELLDSHDAVMGPAVDGGYYLLGFNKQVPANVFSNKEWGTETVQAQTLKDLKNLNYTLLEPRNDVDFYEDIKDVPAFQPFLKHINA, from the coding sequence ATGTCTAATACAAACGCTTTAATCATATTTACTCGTAATCCAGAATTAGGAAAAGGGAAACGTCGTCTAGCGGCTACCGTAGGTGATCAAGCAGCTTTTGATATTTATAAATTTCTTTTAAGTCATACACGCGAGATTACTAAATCTGTAAACGCACAACCACAGGTATGGTATTCAGAACAGCTTTATCGAGATGACGACTGGGATAATGAGATTTACCAAAAACATGTTCAGCAAGGTGAAGATCTAGGTGTGCGCATGCAGCATGCTTTTGACACAGCATTTAAGACACATGATAAAGTGGTTATTATAGGCAGTGACATGTATGACCTTACTACTCAAGACCTAGATAAAGCATTTGAATTGTTAGACAGTCATGATGCCGTCATGGGACCTGCTGTGGATGGCGGTTATTATTTATTAGGATTTAATAAACAGGTGCCTGCAAATGTCTTTTCAAATAAAGAATGGGGAACAGAAACAGTACAGGCGCAAACTTTAAAAGATTTAAAAAACTTAAATTACACATTGCTCGAGCCACGTAACGATGTCGATTTTTATGAAGATATTAAAGACGTTCCAGCATTTCAACCCTTTTTAAAACATATCAATGCTTAG
- the ruvC gene encoding crossover junction endodeoxyribonuclease RuvC translates to MATEKIILGIDPGTALMGFGVIKVVGNKMSFLQMNELDLRKYTDHYVKLRKIFERTIELIDTHHPDEIALEAPFFGKNVQSMLKLGRAQGVAMAAGLSRDIPVTEYAPRKIKQSITGKGTASKEQVAKMLQSLLGFKEMPKNLDMTDGLAAAVCHFYNSGRIEVGKSYTGWAAFVKQNEKRIKK, encoded by the coding sequence TTGGCAACAGAAAAAATCATTCTCGGTATAGATCCTGGAACCGCTTTAATGGGTTTTGGGGTAATAAAAGTAGTAGGAAATAAGATGAGTTTCCTGCAAATGAACGAGTTGGATTTGCGCAAATACACAGATCATTATGTGAAATTGCGCAAGATTTTTGAACGTACTATTGAACTGATAGATACGCATCATCCTGATGAAATCGCGCTAGAGGCACCTTTCTTTGGTAAAAATGTACAATCCATGCTCAAATTAGGTCGTGCCCAAGGCGTTGCGATGGCTGCAGGACTTTCCAGAGATATTCCCGTAACAGAATATGCACCACGTAAGATCAAACAATCTATTACTGGTAAAGGAACAGCAAGTAAGGAGCAAGTGGCTAAAATGCTTCAAAGCCTTTTAGGTTTTAAAGAAATGCCTAAAAATCTAGACATGACAGATGGACTCGCAGCAGCGGTTTGTCACTTTTACAACAGCGGTAGAATAGAAGTTGGTAAAAGTTATACCGGTTGGGCTGCTTTTGTAAAGCAAAACGAGAAGCGCATTAAGAAATAA
- a CDS encoding lysylphosphatidylglycerol synthase domain-containing protein, translated as MTSTWHKAKQFLAPSIKILVFIGCITLLYFQWTDRPLRMDSIVFYLKEIPFYSIGLMLLLSLASWLVESKKWQVLVKDVEEIRFRESVIQSLTAQAASFITPLRAGEFAYKALFYDRDDRKTILSRVFLGNLCQMIITVLLGLIGLIFFLKNEIRDTFFLIILTLIGLSTVFILYEWIKQKWHIKDVVSQLWMKTLVLSLLRYVLFASNWLIILQIIKSDVDLYTWLDNIAVNYLAVSIVPMFQIFDIPVKWAVADIVFNGGILQSPIVIATTLIWLTNTLFPTLLGCMLIPFKNLKPI; from the coding sequence ATGACTAGCACCTGGCACAAAGCTAAGCAATTCCTCGCTCCATCTATTAAGATTCTGGTGTTCATTGGCTGTATAACACTGCTCTATTTTCAGTGGACTGACAGACCGTTGAGAATGGATAGCATAGTTTTTTATTTAAAAGAAATTCCATTTTACTCTATCGGATTGATGTTATTGTTAAGCCTTGCAAGCTGGCTGGTGGAAAGTAAAAAATGGCAAGTATTAGTTAAGGATGTTGAAGAAATACGCTTTCGCGAAAGCGTAATACAAAGCCTCACTGCTCAAGCGGCAAGTTTCATCACACCATTAAGAGCAGGCGAATTTGCTTATAAAGCGTTGTTTTATGACCGAGATGATCGAAAAACTATTTTGAGTAGAGTTTTTCTAGGTAATCTATGCCAGATGATCATCACAGTTTTATTAGGTTTAATAGGTCTTATTTTCTTCTTAAAGAATGAAATACGTGACACCTTTTTTTTGATCATACTGACATTAATAGGCTTAAGTACGGTCTTCATTTTGTATGAATGGATAAAACAAAAGTGGCATATTAAAGATGTGGTGAGTCAATTATGGATGAAGACTTTAGTCCTATCGTTACTTAGGTATGTCCTATTTGCCAGTAACTGGTTGATCATTTTACAAATTATAAAAAGTGATGTTGATTTGTATACATGGCTGGATAATATCGCGGTAAATTATCTTGCAGTATCTATAGTACCTATGTTTCAAATTTTTGATATACCTGTAAAATGGGCCGTAGCAGATATAGTTTTTAACGGTGGTATTTTACAATCGCCTATCGTCATCGCAACCACATTAATATGGTTGACAAACACATTATTCCCAACTTTATTGGGCTGTATGTTGATTCCTTTTAAAAATCTTAAACCGATATGA
- a CDS encoding glycosyltransferase, which translates to MMFLVLVISLGYLFVVLGLVLEGFTYKARPHRASKPSVSSDFGFSVIINYRNEAQNLPALLQSITNLNYDDAKTEFIFINDDSTDSSLNILESFKSVHDTISMHLINRQVKSASAKKDGITQALEIAKHEHIICTDADVILPQRWLMAYEKHYQLLPDLHFIAGPIEMIHSNDVLSQLQHSEMVALQMTTIGGFSIRQPFMCNGANMSFTKTAFKEVNGYKGNDHISSGDDIFLLEKLAAEDVLKCSYLKSQDAVVKTLPKSSWKEMIHQRVRWSQKGKSTKSTLNKLVSFQVLMMNLLFILTPFLWFLSRLNNVQFYSVLIIKIVVDVIVIFIGNRLFSNKKWPIYLLPQLVIYPIVVISIALKSLSKPSWKDRQVEL; encoded by the coding sequence ATGATGTTTTTAGTACTAGTCATATCATTAGGATATTTATTTGTAGTTCTAGGACTCGTTTTAGAAGGCTTTACTTATAAGGCAAGACCTCATAGAGCTAGTAAACCTAGTGTGAGTAGCGATTTTGGCTTTAGTGTCATTATCAATTATAGAAATGAGGCTCAAAATCTACCAGCCCTTTTACAAAGCATAACTAATCTTAATTATGATGATGCAAAAACAGAATTCATTTTTATTAATGATGACTCTACTGATAGCAGTTTAAACATACTCGAATCGTTCAAATCTGTTCATGACACAATCTCGATGCACCTTATCAATCGTCAAGTAAAAAGTGCAAGCGCTAAAAAAGATGGCATTACCCAAGCTCTAGAAATTGCAAAACATGAACACATTATTTGTACAGATGCAGATGTTATTCTACCTCAACGATGGTTAATGGCTTATGAAAAACATTATCAACTATTGCCAGATCTTCACTTTATTGCTGGTCCTATAGAAATGATTCATTCAAATGATGTTTTATCTCAACTGCAACACAGTGAGATGGTTGCCTTACAAATGACAACCATAGGTGGTTTTTCAATAAGACAACCTTTTATGTGTAATGGTGCTAACATGTCGTTTACAAAAACCGCTTTTAAAGAGGTAAATGGTTATAAAGGTAATGATCACATATCTAGTGGTGATGACATTTTTTTACTAGAAAAACTGGCTGCAGAAGATGTTTTAAAATGTTCTTATTTAAAATCACAAGATGCTGTCGTAAAGACATTACCTAAATCTAGTTGGAAAGAAATGATCCATCAACGGGTACGATGGTCCCAAAAAGGAAAATCAACAAAGAGCACCTTAAATAAATTAGTGAGTTTTCAAGTTTTAATGATGAACTTACTTTTTATACTTACACCATTTTTATGGTTTTTAAGCAGGCTAAATAACGTTCAATTTTATTCAGTTTTAATCATTAAAATTGTTGTGGACGTCATTGTCATATTTATAGGGAATAGGTTATTTAGTAATAAAAAGTGGCCTATATACTTATTGCCACAGCTAGTCATCTATCCCATTGTAGTGATCTCGATTGCGCTTAAAAGTCTTAGTAAACCTAGTTGGAAAGACCGTCAGGTTGAACTGTAG
- a CDS encoding tetratricopeptide repeat protein: MKNNLLIIVSLLISVVAIAQLDKGDALAQTGNWKAAITAYQNAPSDAIQQFKLAQAYTQLGNSAKAIIYYRAGFAIDSTAIKPMYDYGKLLVNSQQSVDAIPVFKLLIERDSTNASFHYYLGEAWSGLNQVDNAIPAYQKALSLNEDYRAARLDLIKNLIQKREFSMAIKFAKQGIAADSTDVKMNSYLAQAYMNSKWYDKAIPVFERLFELGNDTEYNRNGLAFSYYSTSQYEKSIENYKVYVEEYNDKEASVFFNMSVAYMRIENYTESIEAIEKAIAIRRPLLDKEYVQLAAVHARNEDIRNAFYALKAAQKERADDAMINYQLAIAADRYFKDKNSIIPYYENYLEIHGKKSPYGTLATERLADLKQAIFMNGDD, translated from the coding sequence ATGAAGAATAATTTATTAATCATAGTCTCTTTATTAATTTCGGTAGTTGCTATCGCTCAATTAGATAAAGGTGATGCGTTAGCTCAAACAGGTAACTGGAAAGCGGCGATAACAGCATATCAAAATGCGCCATCTGATGCAATTCAGCAATTTAAACTGGCGCAGGCTTATACACAATTGGGGAATAGTGCAAAAGCGATAATTTACTATAGGGCAGGTTTTGCCATAGATAGCACTGCAATTAAACCTATGTATGATTATGGTAAATTACTAGTTAATAGTCAGCAGTCTGTAGATGCTATACCGGTATTTAAATTACTGATAGAACGAGATTCTACAAATGCCAGTTTCCATTACTACTTAGGAGAAGCTTGGTCTGGTTTAAATCAGGTTGATAATGCTATACCTGCTTATCAAAAAGCTTTGTCATTAAATGAAGATTATCGTGCAGCAAGACTAGATTTAATAAAAAACTTGATCCAAAAGCGTGAGTTTTCTATGGCTATTAAATTTGCAAAGCAAGGCATCGCAGCAGACTCTACTGATGTGAAAATGAATAGTTATCTAGCTCAAGCTTACATGAATTCAAAATGGTACGATAAGGCAATTCCTGTATTTGAGAGGTTATTTGAACTTGGTAATGATACAGAGTATAATCGTAATGGGCTTGCTTTTTCTTACTACAGCACGAGCCAATATGAAAAGTCTATTGAAAATTATAAAGTCTATGTTGAAGAGTATAATGATAAAGAAGCCTCTGTGTTTTTCAATATGTCTGTGGCCTATATGAGAATTGAAAATTATACTGAATCTATTGAAGCGATAGAAAAAGCGATTGCTATTAGAAGGCCTTTATTAGATAAAGAATATGTGCAGCTTGCAGCGGTTCATGCACGTAATGAAGATATAAGAAACGCATTTTATGCCTTAAAAGCTGCACAAAAAGAACGAGCAGATGATGCAATGATCAATTATCAACTCGCCATCGCCGCAGATCGATATTTTAAAGATAAAAACAGCATCATACCGTATTATGAAAACTACCTAGAAATACATGGTAAGAAAAGTCCATATGGAACTCTAGCCACAGAGCGACTGGCAGATTTAAAGCAAGCTATTTTCATGAATGGTGACGATTAG
- a CDS encoding dihydrolipoamide dehydrogenase, which yields MKKLALLFTLAVVFISCEGPQGPPGFDGLDGTNIVAQSFEITTNFTAPDYEEFVVYPNNIEVFDTDMTLIYILWDEVPGNNGGTVDVWRLLPQTVYTDFGEFQYNYDATNGDATIFLDAPSSFDFNDLAPGDLDNQTFRIVILPVDLAQNPLLDITDYDSVMNLAGLTTQDIITIE from the coding sequence ATGAAAAAACTAGCTTTACTTTTTACACTAGCCGTTGTATTCATTTCTTGTGAAGGTCCACAAGGTCCTCCAGGATTTGATGGACTCGATGGAACAAATATTGTGGCACAATCATTTGAAATCACTACAAACTTTACAGCACCAGATTATGAAGAATTTGTCGTATACCCCAATAATATTGAGGTATTTGATACTGATATGACATTAATTTACATCCTGTGGGACGAAGTTCCAGGTAATAATGGTGGCACGGTAGACGTATGGAGATTATTACCTCAAACAGTCTATACAGATTTTGGTGAATTTCAATATAACTATGATGCAACAAATGGAGATGCAACCATCTTTTTAGACGCTCCTAGCTCATTTGACTTTAACGACTTAGCGCCAGGAGATTTAGATAATCAAACTTTTAGAATTGTAATTCTACCAGTTGACCTTGCTCAAAATCCGCTTTTAGATATCACAGATTACGACTCGGTAATGAATCTTGCCGGTTTGACAACTCAAGACATTATTACTATAGAATAA
- a CDS encoding Cof-type HAD-IIB family hydrolase gives MIQLLASDIDGTLLDSNRFLSARTLQAFDKANKLPVILISARMPQAMYYLQDALKRREMPIVCYNGALVLDQQKQLYSTTIPYIDIENIARIAIEHDLHCSLYRNDEWFVPQMDYWADREVNNTRVTPQVQNLETTLAYFKETQQLGGAHKIMLMGDSGAMDSAFAKAEQLPSSLHLYRSKNTYTEISPLEISKKSALELLIKECFPEVKVENVAAFGDNYNDVEMIAGVGHGVAVDNARDEVKAVANYHTDHHKKDGVAQWIEKFI, from the coding sequence ATGATACAACTTCTTGCCTCAGATATTGACGGAACCCTATTAGATAGCAATCGATTTTTATCAGCGCGCACTTTACAGGCTTTTGATAAGGCAAATAAATTGCCAGTCATACTTATTTCTGCTCGCATGCCGCAAGCTATGTACTATTTGCAAGATGCTTTAAAAAGAAGAGAAATGCCTATTGTCTGTTATAATGGTGCACTAGTTTTGGATCAACAAAAACAGCTTTATAGCACCACAATTCCTTACATTGATATCGAGAACATAGCTCGTATAGCCATAGAACACGATCTTCACTGTAGTTTGTATAGAAATGATGAGTGGTTTGTGCCTCAAATGGATTACTGGGCAGATCGAGAGGTGAATAATACTCGCGTCACTCCTCAAGTTCAAAATCTAGAAACAACTTTAGCATACTTTAAAGAAACTCAGCAATTAGGCGGTGCTCATAAAATAATGTTGATGGGCGATAGTGGTGCTATGGATTCCGCTTTCGCGAAAGCGGAACAACTACCATCCTCACTGCACTTATACAGGTCTAAAAATACCTATACAGAAATCTCGCCTCTTGAAATTTCTAAAAAATCTGCATTGGAATTACTAATTAAAGAATGTTTCCCGGAAGTAAAAGTGGAGAATGTTGCTGCCTTTGGTGATAATTATAATGATGTAGAAATGATAGCTGGTGTAGGGCACGGCGTTGCGGTAGACAATGCAAGAGATGAGGTGAAAGCTGTTGCAAACTATCATACCGACCATCACAAAAAAGATGGTGTGGCACAATGGATTGAGAAGTTTATATAA
- a CDS encoding heparan-alpha-glucosaminide N-acetyltransferase domain-containing protein, producing MKTNRLFFIDAVRAFAIIMMLQGHFIDTLLAPEYRDTDSTIFQIWSYFRGITAPTFFTISGIIFTYLLMKSKKKGQAPERIRKGLLRGLLLIAIGYGLRAPVFEWITGSFRTYFLVIDVLQCIGLSIIITVGIYYLTFKKSLIFSILMLILGISIFIMEPWYRELDTTGIPLVFANYLSKSNGSIFTILPWLGYMSIGAFIASLFYRYVGNEKFKPILVSGLIIIGALLIYNSSQFLMWMYRWSDIKILKDVAYYNYLFTRLGNVLILLGIFYALERFVKNQMIFKIGQKTLSIYVVHFIIIYGSLTGLGLSQLIGKTLNPYQAAVGAILFIIIVCLISLYGIKTNAFIYKKLRGFIK from the coding sequence TTGAAAACAAACCGCCTTTTTTTTATAGATGCCGTGCGTGCATTTGCTATAATAATGATGTTGCAAGGTCATTTTATAGACACACTACTTGCGCCAGAATACCGCGATACCGACAGCACTATATTTCAAATATGGAGTTATTTTAGAGGTATTACAGCTCCCACTTTTTTTACTATATCTGGAATAATTTTCACTTATCTGTTGATGAAATCCAAGAAAAAAGGCCAGGCACCAGAACGTATACGCAAGGGATTACTACGTGGATTATTACTTATAGCCATAGGTTATGGTTTAAGGGCTCCGGTTTTTGAATGGATTACTGGCTCTTTTAGAACTTATTTTTTAGTAATTGATGTCTTACAATGTATAGGTCTCTCGATTATTATAACCGTCGGTATTTACTATCTAACGTTTAAAAAATCTTTAATCTTCTCTATTCTCATGCTTATTTTAGGGATTTCTATATTTATTATGGAACCGTGGTATAGGGAATTAGACACTACAGGTATACCATTAGTGTTTGCAAACTATTTAAGCAAGTCTAATGGATCTATCTTTACCATTTTACCATGGCTTGGATACATGTCGATAGGAGCCTTTATTGCGTCTTTATTTTATAGATATGTAGGAAATGAGAAGTTCAAACCCATTTTAGTATCTGGCCTCATCATTATAGGCGCATTATTGATTTATAATTCATCTCAATTTTTAATGTGGATGTATCGATGGAGCGATATAAAAATTCTAAAAGATGTAGCTTATTATAACTACCTATTTACACGTTTAGGCAATGTGCTTATCTTACTAGGTATTTTTTATGCACTAGAACGATTTGTGAAAAACCAAATGATTTTTAAAATAGGACAAAAGACGCTATCAATTTATGTCGTTCACTTTATAATTATTTATGGAAGTCTTACTGGATTAGGATTATCGCAGCTTATCGGCAAAACTTTAAATCCATATCAAGCAGCTGTAGGCGCTATACTTTTTATTATTATAGTATGCCTAATTTCTTTATACGGCATTAAGACCAACGCTTTTATCTACAAAAAACTGAGAGGATTCATAAAGTAG
- a CDS encoding helix-turn-helix domain-containing protein: MNIFISHNISYLIRKEKWDHATFAKEFGLSAAVVSHYVRGKNIPKIETLVKIAFYFTITLDELILSDMEAGMFPASYHMEALHLRDINDKVNSPNKNDTIKHLEKTIELQDKLIHSYEIQIQDLTKKGGDESLKIEL; the protein is encoded by the coding sequence ATGAATATTTTTATTTCTCACAATATCAGCTACTTAATCAGGAAAGAAAAATGGGATCATGCTACGTTTGCTAAAGAGTTTGGACTCTCTGCAGCGGTAGTAAGTCATTATGTGCGAGGAAAGAATATTCCTAAAATAGAAACACTTGTTAAAATAGCTTTTTATTTTACTATTACACTAGACGAATTAATTTTGAGTGATATGGAGGCAGGCATGTTTCCAGCTTCTTATCATATGGAAGCGTTACATCTAAGGGATATTAATGATAAAGTTAATTCTCCAAATAAAAATGATACTATTAAGCATCTTGAAAAAACTATCGAATTGCAAGATAAATTGATCCACTCCTATGAAATTCAGATACAAGACCTTACTAAAAAGGGTGGTGACGAAAGTTTGAAAATAGAATTATAA